One region of Oryza glaberrima chromosome 7, OglaRS2, whole genome shotgun sequence genomic DNA includes:
- the LOC127778920 gene encoding LOW QUALITY PROTEIN: uncharacterized protein LOC127778920 (The sequence of the model RefSeq protein was modified relative to this genomic sequence to represent the inferred CDS: inserted 1 base in 1 codon): MSATTNPRSDRWSVXLFSLKPRTIPTRREKSSSSPRRRSSKHLHRKQFVSPVGVRPVLRSMDRRPPLAVSPRRLRPRPHRAAAGVPRPPVACSVQTPPGSIKKATTPMRSSFCALPTSRLEPTPRAKLDFAAAPSPARAAAAAGKENRHVDDEVALDLTAMPMPMPMPTPTWTASPLPPPTSPLFERGRLYDLYSARRNERLKRKHGFPAGEEEAEAMAADPCVAVELSKRRGAKKMTGAESVRRSMPAAADFSAAGRAATSTLGLRSSLRSSKEMKKASAASSSFAGAKSPAAKERRASTRSSARRF, encoded by the exons atgtcagcgaccaCAAATCCGCGATCCGACCGTTGGAGCG TCCTCTTCTCCTTAAAACCTCGCACCATCCCgacgaggagagagaaatcatcctcctcgccgcgccgccgcagcagcaagCATCTGCACCGGAAGCAG TTCGTCTCCCCCGTTGGTGTTCGACCGGTGCTTAGATCCATggaccgccgcccgccgctggccGTCTCCCCGCGCAGGCTCCGTCCGCGACCGCACCGCGCAGCCGCCGGTGTCCCGCGCCCGCCCGTTGCTTGCTCCGTCCAGACCCCGCCAG GATCGATCAAGAAAGCAACTACCCCGATGCGCTCCTCCTTCTGCGCGCTCCCGACGTCCCGCCTTGAGCCGACGCCGCGGGCGAAGCTGGACTTCGCCgcggcgccctcgccggcgagagcggcggcggcggcggggaaggagaaccgccacgtcgacgacgaggttgCCCTGGACCTCACCGCCATGCCCATGCCCATGCCCATGCCCACGCCCACCTGGACGGCatctccgctgccgccgccgaccagccCGCTGTTCGAGAGGGGCAGGCTCTACGACCTCTACTCCGCGCGGCGCAACGAGCGGCTCAAGCGCAAGCACGGGTtccccgccggcgaggaggaggcggaggcgatggcCGCCGACCCCtgcgtcgccgtcgagctctCCAAGCGCCGTGGCGCCAAGAAGATGACCGGCGCCGAGTCCGTGAGGCGGtccatgccggcggcggcggacttctccgccgccggccgtgccgCTACATCTACTCTGGGTCTCAGGTCCTCCCTGCGCAGCAGCAAGGAGATGAAGAAAgcctccgccgcgtcctcctccttcgccggcgCCAAGTCGCCGGCGGCCAAGGAGAGGAGAGCCAGCACTCGCTCGTCGGCTCGGAGGTTCTGA
- the LOC127780650 gene encoding uncharacterized protein LOC127780650 — MTRVAVVGAGVSGLAAAHEAARGGGGVRVTLYEREDSLGGHARTVAVDGDAGPVDLDLGFMVFNRVTYPNMMEWFEELGVEMELSDMSFSVSAQLQDGDEQTMEWGSRNGLAGLLAQKTNAVSPAFWRMIREILKFKDDVLTYLDEHDKNPHLDRNETLGHFIQSHGYSRLFQQAYLVPICACIWSCPSQGVLGFSAFFVLSFCRNHHLLQLFGRPQWLTVKGRSHTYVNRVREELESLGCQIKTGCEVQSVSALEGGGYRVVEAGGTEEAYDSIIFAVHAPDALNILGDEATHDERRILGAFQYVYSDIYLHCDKSLMPRNPSAWSSWNFLGTTTSGVCVTYWLNLLQNIEESAGRGRRPFLVTLNPPRVPDHVLLAWKTSHPVPSVAAAAAAGELRRVQGCRGLWFCGAYQGYGFHEDGLKAGMAAARGLLLAANGGAGERRLLANPRQMVPSWTEAGARLLVTRFLAGYVSVGNLTLLEEGGTMFSFGEAGKKCQAKCVMRVHDPLFYWKVATEADLGLADAYINGYCSFVDKKHGLLNLLLILIANRDSNKQSSTSTSRIRGWWTPMLLTAGVSSAKYFLRHVSRKNTVTQTRQNISQHYDLSNDFFSLFLDPSMTYSCAVFKDEDESLEAAQQRKVSLLIHKARVERDHHVLEIGSGWGSLAIQVVKQTGCKYTGVTLSEEQLKYCQRKVKEAGLEDHMTFLLCDYRQIPTVRKYDRIISCEMIEGVGHEYMDDFFGCCESLLAQDGLFVLQFISIPEERYEEYRRSSDFIKEYIFPGGCLPSLSRITSAMSTSSRLCIEHLENIGYHYYPTLIRWRDNFMANREEIMSLGFDDKFIRIWEYYFIYCAAGFKSRTLGNYQIVLSRPGNDKLLPFADNPYATFPAA; from the exons atgacgagggtGGCAGTGGTGGGCGCCGGGGTGAGCGGGCTGGCTGCCGCGCAcgaggcggcgaggggcggcggcggcgtgcgcgtgaCGCTGTACGAGAGGGAGGACAGCCTCGGCGGGCACGCCAGGACGgtggccgtcgacggcgacgccggcccCGTCGACCTCGACCTCGGATTCATGGTCTTCAACAGG GTGACGTACCCGAACATGATGGAGTGGTTCGAGGAGCTGGGCGTGGAGATGGAGCTTTCGGACATGTCCTTCTCGGTGAGCGCCCAGCTGCAGGATGGCGACGAGCAGACGATGGAGTGGGGCAGCCGCAACGGCCTCGCGGGCCTCCTCGCCCAGAAGACCAACGCCGTGAGCCCCGCGTTCTGGCGCATGATCCGCGAGATCCTCAAGTTCAAGGATGACGTCCTCAC GTACCTGGACGAGCACGACAAGAACCCTCATCTGGACAGGAACGAGACGCTGGGGCACTTCATCCAGTCGCACGGTTACTCTCGCCTCTTCCAGCAGGCCTACCTT GTCCCGATCTGTGCGTGCATATGGTCGTGCCCATCACAGGGGGTTCTGGGCTTCTCTGCTTTCTTCGTCCTCTCCTTCTGCCGCAATCACCATCTCTTGCAG CTGTTCGGTCGTCCACAGTGGCTCACGGTGAAGGGCCGCTCCCATACCTACGTAAACAGG GTAAGGGAGGAGCTTGAGAGCCTGGGCTGTCAGATTAAGACCGGCTGTGAAGTCCAGTCTGTTTCAGCTCTTGAGGGAG GAGGGTATAGGGTCGTTGAGGCAGGGGGTACAGAGGAGGCGTATGACAGCATCATATTCGCCGTGCACGCGCCTGACGCTCTCAACATCCTGGGAGACGAGGCCACCCACGACGAGCGCAGAATCCTCGGCGCCTTTCAGTACGTCTACAG TGACATCTACCTCCACTGCGACAAGAGCTTGATGCCACGGAATCCGTCGGCGTGGAGCTCCTGGAACTTCCTGGGGACCACCACCAGCGGCGTCTGCGTCACCTACTGGCTCAACCTTCTCCAG AACATCGAGGAGtcggcggggagagggaggcgtCCGTTCCTGGTGACGCTGAACCCACCCCGCGTCCCGGACCACGTCCTGCTCGCCTGGAAAACCAGCCACCCGGtgccgtcggtggcggcggcggcggcggcgggggagctcCGCCGCGTCCAGGGATGCCGGGGCCTCTGGTTCTGCGGCGCCTACCAGGGCTACGGCTTCCACGAGGACGGCCTCAAGGCCGGCATGGCCGCCGCGAGGGGGTTACTGCtcgcggcgaacggcggcgccggcgagcggcggctgctggcGAATCCGAGGCAGATGGTGCCGTCGTGGACGGAGGCCGGGGCGCGGCTCCTCGTCACCAGGTTCCTCGCCGGCTACGTCTCCGTCGGTAACCTGAC ATTGCTGGAGGAAGGAGGCACCATGTTCAGTTTTGGTGAGGCAGGGAAGAAATGTCAGGCCAAATGTGTCATGCGAGTCCATGACCCCCTCTTCTACTGGAAg GTGGCGACGGAAGCAGACCTTGGTCTGGCAGATGCCTACATCAACGGCTACTGCTCTTTCGTCGACAAGAAACACGGCCTTCTCAACCTTCTATTG ATTCTGATTGCTAACAGAGACTCCAACAAGCAgagcagcaccagcaccagcagaaTAAG AGGCTGGTGGACACCGATGCTTCTGACGGCCGGGGTCTCGTCTGCCAAATACTTCCTGCGCCACGTGTCCAGGAAGAACACTGTCACACAGACTCGCCAGAACATCTCCCAGCACTACGACCTG AGCAACGATTTCTTCTCCCTTTTCCTGGATCCATCGATGACATACTCTTGTGCCGTCTTCAAG GACGAGGACGAGAGTTTAGAAGCAGCCCAGCAGCGCAAAGTTAGCCTGCTAATCCACAAG GCTAGGGTGGAGCGAGATCACCATGTTCTCGAGATTGGTAGTGGCTGGGGCAGCCTAGCGATACAGGTGGTCAAGCAGACTGGTTGCAAATACACTGGGGTCACACTGTCTGAGGAGCAGCTTAAATATTGCCAGAGAAAAGTGAAGGAAGCTGGTCTAGAG GACCACATGACTTTCCTGCTGTGCGACTATCGTCAAATACCAACAGTTCGAAAATATGACAGGATCATATCTTG TGAAATGATCGAAGGGGTAGGCCATGAATACATGGACGATTTCTTCGGCTGCTGCGAGTCTCTCCTGGCACAGGACGGCCTGTTCGTCCTCCAGTTCATCTCCATCCCTGAAGAACGGTACGAAGAATACAGGAGGAGTTCAGACTTCATCAAGGAATACATATTTCCTGGGGGTTGCCTTCCATCCTTGTCTCGGATAACATCCGCCATGTCCACCTCGTCGAGGCTATG caTCGAGCACTTGGAGAATATTGGGTACCACTACTACCCCACGCTGATACGCTGGCGGGACAACTTCATGGCTAACAGAGA AGAGATAATGTCCCTGGGATTCGATGACAAGTTCATCCGCATATGGGAGTACTATTTCATATACTGCGCAGCTGGGTTCAAGTCACGTACACTTGGAAACTACCAGATTGTGTTGTCTCGGCCTGGCAACGACAAGCTGCTGCCCTTTGCCGACAACCCTTACGCCACCTTCCCGGCAGCCTAG